From one Terriglobia bacterium genomic stretch:
- a CDS encoding glycosyltransferase: MPHQSPRVLLVLPELPQNPASGAARSLTSICEILAAAGFAVRCLAVTATELAGKLDVRKHLKALGIGSPMPSPPHRQLVFSSKGIDFRLLDVGKHTPATWDRAHGARFDLLFDDELKNFQPDIVFTYGGLDRDRQRRRRARKHGAMLVFGLRNDAYLSSGQLDDIDAFLTPSRYLSNLYRDALGIESTPLPPPMELEQVLAENHEPIFLTMINPSPEKGVTVFARLAEELSRQRPDLPILVIESRGTAGLLGSVALAGGFDLRRHENIMVSSAVPQPRDIYTPTRILVVPSLWREAAGRVVQEALLNGIPPIVSDRGGLAESCAGAGFVLKLPESLTPHDKIPVAPEVVRPWVDLVIRLFDDEDFYQAECHKARVAGRRYLPQALTPQYVEFFRNVLDGRA, translated from the coding sequence ATGCCTCACCAGTCGCCCCGAGTGCTCCTGGTTTTGCCGGAGCTTCCGCAGAACCCGGCCTCGGGGGCTGCTCGTTCGCTCACCAGCATCTGCGAAATACTGGCCGCCGCCGGTTTCGCGGTTCGTTGTCTGGCGGTCACGGCTACAGAGCTGGCCGGAAAACTCGACGTCCGCAAGCACCTTAAGGCGCTCGGCATTGGCTCGCCAATGCCGAGCCCGCCTCACCGCCAGTTGGTCTTTTCGAGCAAGGGCATAGACTTCCGCTTGCTCGACGTCGGCAAACACACTCCCGCCACTTGGGACCGAGCGCATGGCGCGCGCTTCGACCTGTTGTTTGACGACGAGCTGAAGAACTTCCAGCCTGACATCGTCTTCACATACGGCGGCTTGGACCGGGACCGCCAACGACGCAGGCGGGCCCGCAAGCACGGCGCTATGCTGGTTTTCGGGTTGCGCAATGATGCGTACCTGTCCTCTGGTCAGTTGGACGACATCGACGCCTTCCTTACCCCCAGCCGCTACCTGTCCAATCTGTATCGTGACGCTCTAGGGATTGAGAGCACACCGCTGCCGCCGCCCATGGAACTGGAGCAGGTCCTCGCCGAGAACCACGAGCCAATCTTTCTGACCATGATCAACCCGTCTCCGGAGAAGGGAGTGACGGTTTTCGCGCGCCTGGCGGAAGAGCTAAGCAGACAACGGCCGGACCTTCCGATTCTGGTGATCGAATCGCGCGGCACCGCCGGGTTGCTGGGTTCGGTGGCGCTGGCGGGAGGCTTCGACCTGAGGCGGCACGAAAACATCATGGTTTCATCCGCCGTGCCTCAGCCACGGGACATCTACACCCCGACACGAATCCTGGTGGTGCCTTCGCTCTGGCGCGAAGCCGCGGGCCGGGTGGTGCAGGAAGCGCTGCTCAACGGCATCCCGCCGATCGTGAGCGACCGCGGCGGTCTGGCCGAGAGCTGCGCCGGAGCAGGGTTTGTCCTGAAGCTGCCGGAATCGCTGACCCCGCATGACAAGATTCCCGTCGCTCCCGAGGTAGTGCGCCCCTGGGTGGACCTGGTGATACGCCTCTTTGATGACGAAGATTTTTATCAGGCCGAGTGCCACAAAGCGCGGGTGGCAGGCAGGCGCTACCTCCCGCAGGCTTTGACGCCGCAGTATGTAGAGTTCTTCCGGAATGTCCTTGATGGGCGTGCGTAG
- the thrC gene encoding threonine synthase → MPAAAAEGSAEAQLRCCGCQAIQDDPQPDFRCAQCGELLEVIYPAWESDAGRPSAEGFKTKWRERKLSGSQVDRSGVWRFRELLPIVQALDEVVTLAEGNTPLYAMPQTARRLGMRALLAKHQGMNPTGSFKDTGMTAAVSVAHARGYQWVVCASTGNTSASMAAYAARAGLKALVLLPEGQIAWGKLSQAVEYGAVTLQLRTDFDGCLRVAMELVRKMPMYMLNSINPYRIEGQKTAAIELMEQLDWNPPEHIIVPGGNLGNSSALGKGLLEMHRLGLIARLPKLSVVQAKGANPLYTAVHEHGGRSLVPVKAETMATAIRIGNPVSWRKAIRVLEATGGTCEQVSEEEIALAKAEIGAEGLGCEPASAVTLAGLKKLLRSGFVAADEKVVLVLTGHVLKDPDYIMKFHAGELLERATELGSELDRRRRPPIQVEAELEKVMAVLEKLQGDA, encoded by the coding sequence ATGCCAGCCGCTGCTGCTGAGGGGAGCGCCGAAGCGCAACTGCGGTGTTGCGGCTGCCAAGCGATTCAGGATGACCCGCAGCCGGATTTCCGATGCGCCCAATGCGGCGAGCTGCTGGAAGTGATTTATCCGGCATGGGAATCGGACGCGGGTCGTCCTTCTGCGGAAGGATTCAAGACGAAGTGGCGCGAACGAAAACTTTCCGGCTCCCAGGTGGACCGTAGCGGAGTCTGGCGTTTCAGGGAGTTGCTGCCAATTGTTCAAGCGCTGGATGAGGTAGTCACGCTGGCGGAGGGCAATACGCCGCTGTATGCGATGCCGCAAACGGCGCGCCGGCTGGGAATGCGGGCGCTGCTGGCGAAGCACCAGGGCATGAATCCGACGGGCTCTTTCAAGGACACAGGGATGACGGCGGCGGTATCGGTGGCGCACGCGCGGGGGTACCAGTGGGTGGTGTGCGCGTCGACGGGCAACACGTCGGCGTCGATGGCGGCGTATGCGGCGCGCGCCGGGCTGAAGGCCCTGGTGCTGCTGCCGGAAGGACAGATTGCGTGGGGAAAATTGTCGCAGGCGGTGGAATACGGCGCGGTCACGCTGCAACTGCGGACGGACTTCGACGGATGCTTGCGGGTGGCGATGGAGCTGGTGCGCAAGATGCCAATGTACATGCTGAACTCGATCAATCCGTACCGCATTGAAGGGCAGAAAACCGCGGCGATCGAACTGATGGAGCAACTGGATTGGAACCCGCCGGAGCACATCATTGTGCCCGGCGGCAATTTGGGGAATTCTTCCGCGCTGGGCAAAGGACTGCTGGAGATGCACCGGCTGGGGCTGATCGCGCGGCTGCCGAAGCTTTCCGTCGTTCAAGCCAAGGGCGCCAATCCGCTGTACACGGCGGTCCACGAGCACGGTGGCCGCAGTCTTGTGCCGGTGAAGGCGGAGACGATGGCAACCGCGATCCGCATTGGAAACCCCGTGTCGTGGCGAAAAGCGATACGGGTGCTGGAGGCAACCGGCGGAACCTGCGAGCAGGTGAGCGAAGAAGAAATTGCGTTGGCGAAGGCGGAGATCGGCGCCGAAGGGCTGGGTTGCGAACCGGCATCGGCGGTCACGCTGGCGGGGCTGAAGAAACTGCTGCGCAGCGGGTTCGTCGCTGCCGATGAAAAAGTGGTGCTGGTGCTCACCGGCCATGTTCTCAAGGATCCCGACTACATCATGAAATTCCACGCGGGAGAGTTGTTGGAGCGCGCTACCGAGCTGGGGAGCGAACTGGATCGCCGGCGCCGTCCTCCGATTCAGGTCGAGGCGGAATTGGAGAAAGTCATGGCGGTGCTGGAGAAGTTGCAGGGGGACGCATGA
- a CDS encoding insulinase family protein has protein sequence MTRTFLRSTTALSLLFLVTSAVWAQAPPQKNAPAQTTHPATDTKTAKPVTGAPAAGWKQIPIPPLPPFHPQEPRRIQLANGMVIFLQEDHELPVVGGTMRIRGGSIQEPANKVGLVDAYGAVWRTGGTTKRSGDELDDFLEARAAKVETGGGADSTIISFNCLKDKLDDVFPVFLEVLREPAFRADKLELAKTQMNTDIARRNDDIGEIAGREAVRLAYGRDNPYARIAEYSTVAALTRDDLVQWHKTFVHPNNIILGVYGDFDPATMERRLRQAFESWPQAPVPPQPNIVFHDPKPGLYFIEKSDVTQSEIRMVALGIQRNNPDYFSVDVMNDVLGGGFASRLFKTIRTEKGLAYSVGGGVGASFNHPGIFRIAMGTKSPTTVDAIQALYAELNGMLAAKPITAEEVREAKDSILNRFIFNFDSKDKVLGERMLYEYYGYPADYLERFRAGIEKSTSDDTNRVAHKYVHPQQFAVLVVGNQAEFGKPLASLGPVTPIDISIPPPGAPAANAPQPAQSDPQARALVEKFVSSIGGAAKLDSVKALHQKLVSTQHTPQGSITFNNDLTVQFPDKLRAAVTAEQIPGEMLVVVSPTSAFMSMPGAGTRDMPSSMKQDRLNTLKRDWIAIAQRAADPAYVFTLGGTEKVGNTEAQIVNVTGNGISVKWALDPQSARLLQVSYQEAGQRGPVQRVIGYSDWRPVDGLTVPFQRSVTEDGQPSASEQIQSYEINPPLDAKLFEKPADTPPK, from the coding sequence ATGACGCGCACGTTCCTCCGCAGTACGACAGCTCTTTCGCTTCTCTTCCTGGTGACGTCCGCAGTCTGGGCGCAAGCGCCCCCACAAAAAAACGCACCTGCGCAAACCACACATCCTGCAACGGACACAAAAACTGCCAAGCCCGTTACCGGCGCGCCGGCCGCTGGATGGAAGCAGATCCCCATCCCGCCGCTGCCGCCGTTTCACCCGCAGGAACCCCGGCGCATTCAGCTCGCCAACGGCATGGTCATTTTTCTCCAGGAAGACCACGAACTGCCGGTCGTCGGCGGCACGATGCGCATCCGTGGCGGCTCTATCCAGGAGCCCGCGAATAAAGTCGGTCTGGTCGATGCGTACGGCGCCGTCTGGCGCACCGGCGGCACCACCAAGCGCTCCGGCGATGAGCTCGATGACTTCCTGGAAGCGCGCGCCGCCAAGGTGGAAACGGGCGGCGGCGCCGACTCCACCATCATCAGCTTCAATTGCCTGAAGGACAAGCTGGACGATGTCTTCCCGGTATTTCTTGAAGTGTTACGTGAACCTGCTTTTCGTGCCGACAAGCTCGAGCTGGCGAAAACCCAAATGAACACCGACATCGCTCGGCGCAACGACGACATCGGCGAAATCGCCGGACGCGAAGCCGTCCGCCTCGCCTATGGCCGGGACAATCCCTACGCCCGCATCGCCGAATATTCCACCGTCGCTGCCCTCACCCGCGACGATCTCGTCCAGTGGCATAAGACCTTTGTTCACCCCAATAACATCATCCTGGGCGTGTACGGCGATTTCGATCCCGCCACCATGGAACGCCGCCTGCGCCAGGCTTTTGAATCGTGGCCACAGGCGCCCGTCCCGCCCCAGCCGAACATTGTCTTCCACGATCCCAAGCCCGGGCTGTACTTCATCGAAAAATCCGACGTCACGCAGAGCGAAATCCGCATGGTCGCGCTCGGCATCCAGCGCAACAATCCCGACTACTTTTCCGTGGACGTGATGAACGATGTGCTCGGCGGCGGCTTTGCCTCACGGCTGTTCAAGACCATCCGCACCGAAAAGGGCCTCGCGTATTCCGTGGGTGGCGGCGTCGGCGCCTCTTTCAATCATCCGGGCATCTTCCGCATCGCGATGGGGACCAAGAGTCCCACCACGGTTGATGCCATCCAGGCGCTCTATGCTGAGTTGAACGGCATGCTCGCCGCCAAACCGATTACCGCGGAGGAAGTGCGCGAAGCCAAGGATTCCATTCTCAATCGCTTCATCTTTAATTTCGATTCCAAGGACAAGGTCCTCGGCGAGCGCATGTTGTACGAGTATTACGGCTACCCGGCCGATTACCTGGAGCGCTTCCGTGCCGGGATCGAGAAGTCAACCTCCGACGATACCAACCGCGTCGCCCACAAGTACGTTCACCCGCAGCAGTTCGCCGTGCTCGTCGTCGGCAACCAGGCGGAGTTCGGCAAGCCGCTGGCCTCGCTCGGGCCGGTGACGCCGATTGATATCTCGATCCCGCCGCCCGGCGCTCCTGCAGCGAATGCTCCGCAGCCCGCCCAGTCCGACCCGCAAGCGCGCGCGCTGGTGGAAAAATTCGTCAGCTCCATCGGCGGCGCGGCAAAACTCGACAGCGTCAAAGCCCTGCATCAGAAGTTGGTCAGCACGCAGCACACGCCCCAGGGCTCCATCACATTCAACAACGACTTGACCGTACAATTCCCCGACAAACTCCGCGCCGCCGTCACTGCCGAACAGATTCCGGGCGAAATGCTGGTCGTGGTTTCGCCAACTTCAGCGTTCATGAGCATGCCGGGAGCGGGCACGCGCGACATGCCGTCGTCGATGAAGCAGGACCGGCTGAACACTCTGAAGCGCGACTGGATCGCCATCGCGCAACGCGCCGCCGATCCGGCTTACGTTTTCACCCTCGGCGGGACCGAGAAGGTGGGCAACACCGAGGCGCAGATCGTCAACGTCACCGGCAACGGCATCTCCGTCAAGTGGGCGCTCGACCCGCAGAGCGCACGCTTACTGCAGGTCTCCTACCAGGAAGCCGGGCAGCGCGGGCCGGTGCAGCGCGTCATCGGCTACTCAGACTGGCGCCCGGTTGACGGGCTCACCGTTCCCTTCCAACGCAGCGTCACCGAGGATGGCCAGCCCAGCGCGAGCGAGCAGATTCAATCCTACGAAATCAACCCGCCGCTTGACGCCAAGCTGTTCGAAAAACCGGCAGACACCCCGCCGAAATAG
- a CDS encoding PEP-CTERM sorting domain-containing protein, with protein sequence MTALDKAQSFLKSSKTRTALKILPFALAAATASAGTVATTNFAMFQSSGGGGTTVPEPASIMLLTAGVAGTAAYKVLKGRNKKK encoded by the coding sequence ATGACTGCTCTTGACAAGGCCCAGTCGTTCTTGAAGTCGAGCAAAACCAGAACCGCGCTGAAGATCCTGCCCTTTGCTCTGGCAGCCGCCACGGCGAGTGCGGGAACCGTCGCAACCACCAACTTCGCCATGTTTCAGTCGTCGGGCGGTGGTGGTACCACAGTGCCCGAACCAGCCAGCATCATGTTGCTGACTGCTGGTGTGGCGGGTACTGCGGCGTACAAGGTGCTAAAGGGGCGCAATAAGAAAAAGTAA
- the thrB gene encoding homoserine kinase codes for MSAAGSNHDRSLRGIELKLPASSANLGPAFDSAAMALDLYLRVRAEAAASFSVTASGRDADVCGKVEHNLILDSYREVLNNAKAPCAPLALRIDNQIPVGKGCGSSAAARLAGVALAVHFGGLAWTDEQILDEAVRLEGHADNVAACWLGGFVIVQANRNDRGKRVQASRIEVARERPMLLVLSGDDLATGKSRALVPTLYGREVVVANLQSAMALVAAHVLGRDELFSTAQHDALHQPYRAKVCPLLPCLQPLAGQAGILAVTLSGAGSSVLLTLRHDASQPEVGDAVSERLRAAGLAGELVFTKMAKQGTCRTQLPARAMAGEGV; via the coding sequence ATGAGTGCGGCTGGCAGCAACCATGATCGCAGCTTGCGCGGGATCGAGCTGAAGCTGCCGGCGAGCTCGGCGAACCTGGGTCCGGCTTTCGATTCGGCGGCGATGGCCCTGGATCTCTACCTGCGCGTGCGGGCCGAGGCGGCGGCGTCATTTTCGGTGACCGCGAGCGGACGTGATGCGGACGTGTGTGGCAAGGTCGAGCACAACTTGATCCTGGACTCCTATCGCGAGGTGCTGAACAACGCGAAGGCGCCCTGTGCGCCGCTGGCGCTGAGAATCGACAACCAGATTCCGGTGGGGAAAGGCTGCGGGTCCTCCGCCGCGGCGCGGTTGGCGGGGGTGGCGCTGGCGGTCCACTTCGGCGGACTGGCGTGGACGGACGAGCAGATTCTCGACGAAGCGGTCCGCCTCGAGGGCCACGCCGACAATGTGGCTGCGTGCTGGCTGGGCGGGTTCGTGATCGTGCAGGCCAATCGAAACGACCGCGGGAAGCGCGTGCAGGCGAGCCGGATTGAGGTTGCCCGCGAGCGGCCGATGCTCTTGGTTCTTTCCGGCGACGACCTGGCTACGGGAAAGTCGCGCGCGTTGGTGCCGACGCTGTACGGCCGGGAAGTGGTGGTTGCCAATCTGCAAAGCGCCATGGCACTGGTGGCGGCGCATGTGCTCGGGCGCGACGAATTGTTCAGCACGGCGCAGCACGACGCGCTTCATCAGCCGTATCGCGCGAAAGTGTGCCCGCTGCTGCCGTGCTTGCAACCGCTGGCGGGGCAGGCCGGAATCCTGGCGGTGACGCTGAGCGGCGCGGGAAGTTCGGTGCTGCTCACCTTGCGGCATGATGCGTCGCAGCCCGAGGTAGGCGACGCGGTCTCGGAGCGGCTGCGCGCCGCGGGCCTTGCAGGCGAATTGGTTTTCACCAAGATGGCGAAGCAGGGTACTTGCCGGACCCAACTGCCGGCACGGGCCATGGCCGGGGAGGGTGTGTGA
- a CDS encoding homoserine dehydrogenase, producing MKEVRVGIVGFGTVGQATAQLLAANADLIEERSGVRLAVTVVCRRTPIPAELIPAGARACASWTDVVSAPDVDVVVETIGGNGIPREVVNRALISGKPVVTANKALIAKYGDEILAHACERRLPVGIEATTAGGIPIVRALRRSATSDQVIKIYGVLNGTVNYILSRMETEGLEFQAALTAAQQAGYAEADPSLDIDGIDARDKLCILARMAFNLRLHPEDIPVTGVRQVSQVDLQYARRLGGRIRLVGAAEHQDDGIAVTVRPWLVPQNSMLGKVEGVFNAIFVEGERSGTQMFYGRGAGGPATSTAVVADLIGIAQGMASKTPGRNPMPGFGPISALPLTTSGTSCEWYLRLSVRDHPGILARVASVLAELEINIDSVLQEPHLPKERLSFVITVETVSERTIRMAIERINQFEFLTEPALLVRMFAG from the coding sequence GTGAAGGAAGTCAGGGTAGGAATCGTCGGGTTTGGCACGGTCGGGCAGGCGACGGCGCAGTTGCTGGCGGCCAACGCCGATCTCATCGAGGAGCGCAGTGGAGTGCGGCTGGCGGTTACGGTGGTGTGCCGCCGAACGCCAATCCCTGCCGAATTAATTCCAGCGGGGGCGCGCGCCTGTGCGTCGTGGACCGACGTGGTGTCCGCGCCGGATGTCGATGTGGTGGTGGAAACCATCGGCGGCAACGGCATTCCCCGCGAGGTCGTCAACCGGGCTTTGATTTCAGGAAAGCCGGTAGTGACGGCGAACAAAGCGCTGATCGCCAAGTACGGCGACGAGATCCTGGCACACGCTTGCGAGCGCCGCCTGCCGGTTGGAATCGAGGCGACGACGGCGGGAGGAATCCCGATTGTGCGCGCGCTGCGCCGCTCGGCCACCAGCGATCAAGTGATCAAGATATACGGAGTGCTGAACGGCACGGTGAACTACATCCTGAGCCGCATGGAAACGGAAGGCCTGGAGTTCCAGGCAGCGCTGACAGCGGCACAGCAGGCCGGCTACGCCGAAGCGGACCCGAGTCTCGACATTGATGGCATTGATGCGCGCGACAAGCTGTGCATCCTGGCAAGGATGGCCTTCAATCTGCGGCTGCATCCGGAAGACATCCCGGTCACCGGCGTGCGGCAAGTTTCACAGGTGGACCTACAATATGCACGGCGCCTGGGCGGGCGCATTCGGCTGGTGGGAGCAGCGGAACACCAGGACGATGGAATTGCGGTCACGGTACGGCCGTGGCTGGTGCCGCAAAATTCCATGCTCGGCAAAGTGGAAGGCGTGTTCAACGCCATCTTCGTGGAAGGCGAGCGCAGCGGCACACAGATGTTCTATGGCCGCGGCGCGGGAGGGCCGGCGACCAGCACCGCGGTGGTGGCGGACCTGATCGGGATTGCGCAGGGAATGGCGTCGAAAACTCCGGGACGCAACCCGATGCCCGGCTTCGGGCCGATCTCGGCGCTTCCCCTGACGACCTCCGGAACCTCGTGCGAGTGGTATCTCCGGCTGAGCGTGCGCGACCATCCCGGCATTTTGGCGCGGGTGGCCTCCGTACTTGCAGAGTTGGAGATCAACATTGATTCGGTGCTGCAGGAGCCGCACTTGCCGAAGGAGCGGCTGTCGTTTGTGATCACCGTGGAAACCGTGTCGGAGCGCACCATCAGGATGGCGATTGAGCGCATCAACCAGTTCGAATTCCTCACCGAACCGGCATTGCTGGTGCGCATGTTCGCGGGCTAG
- a CDS encoding insulinase family protein — MRRLLSSLLAFLFFASVPLLGQDIASLEKRITVRKLPNGLTLLVMERPEAPVFSGYTFVDAGSVQDPKNETGLAHMFEHMAFKGTKTIGTTNWPAEKVALQKVEQAYAAYIYEFELRVGRDDKKVAQLKKAWQDAIKKADKYVVRNAYPQIIEENGGVGMNAQTSDDQTIYFYSFPSNRLQLWAYLESERFLEPVMREFYKERDVVFEERRMSTESNPIGRLFEQFIATAFMAHPYHRPTIGWASDLRRFSATDAERFFHFYYVPANMVVAAVGDIKVAQALPVMEKYFGRLPKAPQPVEDPTLEPQQQAERRVELTETAQPVYIEGYHRPDYRDPDDSVYDAISDIMSNGRTSRLYRSLVRDKKIAADSAGFSGWPGSKYPHLFAFYAVPTPGHTNAEVRDAIRAEIERLKTSDVTDDELAMFKTRATADLIRGLGNNAGLAAQLATFQARFGDWRELFRQLDRYDKVTKADIRRVANKTFVPANRTVGIIESTKMAGAAPAQQPEEKQ; from the coding sequence ATGCGAAGGCTGCTTTCGTCCCTGCTCGCCTTCCTCTTCTTTGCTTCTGTTCCGCTCCTCGGCCAGGACATTGCGTCGTTGGAAAAACGCATCACCGTCCGCAAGCTGCCCAACGGCCTCACGCTGCTGGTGATGGAGCGCCCCGAAGCCCCCGTCTTCTCCGGGTACACCTTCGTGGACGCCGGCTCGGTGCAGGACCCGAAGAACGAAACCGGCCTGGCTCACATGTTCGAGCACATGGCTTTCAAGGGAACGAAGACCATCGGGACCACCAACTGGCCGGCTGAAAAAGTTGCGTTGCAGAAGGTCGAGCAGGCCTATGCCGCCTACATTTATGAATTCGAGCTACGCGTTGGCCGCGACGACAAGAAGGTCGCCCAACTCAAGAAAGCGTGGCAGGACGCCATCAAGAAAGCTGACAAGTACGTCGTGCGCAACGCCTATCCCCAGATCATCGAGGAAAACGGCGGCGTTGGCATGAACGCCCAGACCAGCGACGACCAGACCATCTACTTTTATTCCTTCCCGTCGAACCGGCTGCAGCTTTGGGCATACCTGGAATCGGAGCGCTTCCTGGAACCCGTCATGCGCGAGTTCTACAAGGAGCGCGACGTGGTCTTTGAAGAGCGCCGCATGAGCACCGAAAGCAATCCCATCGGCCGCCTCTTCGAACAATTCATCGCCACCGCCTTCATGGCGCATCCCTACCATCGCCCGACCATCGGCTGGGCCTCCGACCTCCGCCGCTTCTCGGCCACCGACGCCGAGCGTTTCTTCCACTTCTATTACGTCCCGGCGAATATGGTCGTCGCTGCCGTCGGCGACATCAAGGTGGCGCAAGCCCTGCCCGTCATGGAAAAGTACTTTGGCCGCCTGCCCAAGGCGCCGCAGCCCGTGGAAGATCCCACGCTCGAACCGCAACAGCAGGCCGAGCGTCGCGTCGAGCTTACCGAAACCGCGCAGCCGGTTTACATCGAGGGCTACCATCGTCCCGATTACCGCGATCCCGATGATTCCGTGTATGACGCCATCTCCGACATCATGTCCAACGGCCGCACCTCGCGCCTCTACCGCTCGCTGGTGCGCGACAAGAAGATCGCCGCCGACTCGGCCGGGTTTAGCGGCTGGCCCGGAAGCAAGTATCCGCATCTGTTCGCGTTTTATGCCGTGCCAACGCCCGGCCACACCAATGCCGAAGTCCGCGACGCCATTCGAGCCGAGATCGAGCGGCTGAAGACCTCCGATGTCACCGACGACGAACTCGCGATGTTTAAGACCCGCGCCACGGCAGACCTCATCCGCGGCCTCGGCAACAATGCCGGACTCGCGGCGCAGCTCGCCACCTTTCAGGCACGCTTCGGCGACTGGCGCGAACTTTTCCGCCAGCTCGATCGCTATGACAAGGTGACCAAGGCGGATATCCGCCGCGTTGCCAACAAGACTTTCGTACCCGCCAACCGCACCGTCGGCATCATCGAGAGCACGAAGATGGCTGGCGCCGCGCCCGCCCAGCAGCCGGAGGAGAAACAATGA
- a CDS encoding aspartate kinase, with protein sequence MSSLVMKFGGTSVGSAERIRQSAHIVRDERGKHSVVVVVSALSGITDLIIETVNAACAGDRDSSEARLERIERRHREVVEELFGGDRRAMVMAAIGEVLRELREVCGALLMLRAATPQVLDVALAMGERMSAPIFAAQLCELGMDGRPFDSIRLLITNDNFGEASPDMEATTHLSRECLLPVLREGAVPVVTGYRGGTAAGQPTTLGRGGSDYSATILGAALSCDEIWIWTDVDGVMSADPRICPGAAILPEITFAEAIEMSYYGAKVIHRKAVRPALEHGIPVLIKNSFCRQVEGTRIAAQTQGNGHVVKAVTSVSPAALITLNMPNGGHFEDLFGRLFLGLGHERIDVLFSTQSSSENAIGLVFREHDLERALTVTERVFRTEIKHSMMAPIAVQRDVAVIAVLGETMKGKVGVLARLFTAVARCRVSVIAVAQGASEINICFAVTAASAPVVIRAVHDEFLGAAGQPFHAYESGDDDEQTHASRCC encoded by the coding sequence ATGAGTTCGTTAGTGATGAAATTCGGAGGGACCTCGGTCGGGTCGGCGGAAAGAATTCGGCAGTCGGCGCACATCGTCCGTGACGAGCGCGGTAAGCATTCCGTGGTAGTCGTGGTTTCGGCGCTGAGCGGGATCACCGACTTGATCATTGAGACTGTAAATGCGGCTTGCGCCGGGGATCGCGACAGCTCGGAGGCAAGACTCGAACGCATTGAGCGCCGCCACCGCGAGGTGGTCGAGGAACTATTTGGCGGCGACAGGCGCGCAATGGTCATGGCCGCGATTGGGGAAGTGCTGCGGGAACTGCGGGAGGTGTGCGGCGCACTCCTCATGCTGCGGGCGGCCACGCCGCAGGTGCTGGATGTTGCGCTGGCGATGGGAGAACGGATGTCGGCGCCGATCTTTGCCGCACAACTCTGCGAACTCGGAATGGATGGGCGACCGTTCGACTCGATCCGTCTCCTGATTACCAATGACAATTTCGGGGAAGCCAGTCCCGACATGGAGGCGACGACTCACCTCAGCCGCGAATGTCTTCTGCCCGTCTTGCGCGAAGGCGCCGTGCCCGTCGTCACGGGTTACCGCGGTGGGACGGCCGCCGGGCAGCCGACGACGCTGGGCCGCGGAGGGTCGGATTACTCGGCCACGATCCTGGGCGCGGCGCTGAGCTGCGACGAGATTTGGATCTGGACCGACGTGGACGGCGTCATGAGCGCCGACCCGCGCATCTGCCCCGGCGCCGCCATTCTGCCGGAGATCACCTTCGCCGAAGCGATCGAGATGTCGTACTACGGCGCGAAAGTGATCCACCGCAAAGCGGTTCGCCCGGCGTTGGAGCACGGGATCCCCGTACTGATCAAGAACTCGTTTTGCCGCCAGGTCGAGGGAACGCGGATCGCTGCCCAGACGCAAGGGAACGGGCACGTGGTGAAGGCGGTCACGTCGGTCAGTCCGGCGGCATTGATCACGTTGAACATGCCCAATGGAGGCCACTTCGAGGACCTGTTCGGGCGGCTGTTCCTGGGGCTGGGACACGAGCGCATCGACGTACTATTCTCGACGCAGTCGTCTTCGGAAAACGCCATCGGCCTGGTATTTCGCGAGCACGATCTGGAACGCGCGTTGACCGTGACCGAGCGGGTGTTCCGCACCGAGATCAAGCACAGCATGATGGCGCCGATCGCGGTACAGCGCGATGTGGCGGTGATCGCGGTGTTGGGAGAGACGATGAAGGGCAAAGTCGGCGTGCTGGCGCGCTTGTTTACTGCCGTGGCGCGCTGCCGGGTCAGCGTGATTGCGGTGGCGCAGGGCGCCAGCGAAATCAATATTTGCTTCGCGGTGACAGCGGCTTCTGCGCCGGTGGTGATCCGCGCCGTGCACGATGAATTTCTGGGCGCAGCGGGGCAGCCATTTCACGCCTACGAATCCGGAGATGACGATGAACAGACCCATGCCAGCCGCTGCTGCTGA